A window of Apium graveolens cultivar Ventura chromosome 8, ASM990537v1, whole genome shotgun sequence contains these coding sequences:
- the LOC141678122 gene encoding uncharacterized protein LOC141678122: MPHRTRPMAALLLFTGLNVVLVSTITPVYDFVCFHPYWERRRERRRQEHEAASASTAIS, encoded by the exons ATGCCACACAGAACGCGGCCTATGGCTGCACTGTTGCTGTTTACTGGTCTTAATGTTGTTCTTGTTTCAACAATTACTCCAGTCTATGATTTTGTCTGTTTCCATCCTTACTGGGAAAGAAGG CGAGAACGTCGACGTCAAGAACATGAAGCTGCTTCAGCAAGTACTGCTATATCCTAG
- the LOC141677269 gene encoding uncharacterized protein LOC141677269 has protein sequence MHRCTCLYNGDPELIKEIKCFKTDVGNSGGFEVGYYPPMDRAGISSTWICKHYDIENKPLPTYSLNKVFHLSQLALCFYNMKEDTKFGNVKMLRAIKYNCGSRAYNITFEASLSDNDTKKFQTNVRTSIAS, from the exons ATGCATCGATGCACCTGTTTGTACAATGGAGACCCTGAATTGATTAAAGAGATTAAATGTTTCAAAACCGATGTGGGAAATAGTGGG GGTTTTGAGGTTGGATACTACCCGCCGATGGATCGGGCAGGGATTAGTAGTACTTGGATATGTAAACATTACGACATAGAAAACAAGCCTCTTCCTACCTATAGTTTGAATAAAGTTTTTCATCTCTCTCAGTTGGCTCTTTGCTTTTATAATATGAAGGAG GATACAAAATTTGGCAATGTCAAAATGCTCAGGGCAATAAAATATAATTGTGGTAGTCGGGCTTACAATATCACATTTGAAGCCTCCTTGAGTGATAATGATACCAAAAAATTTCAAACAAATGTACGTACGTCTATCGCCAGTTGA
- the LOC141680432 gene encoding uncharacterized protein LOC141680432, translating into MRCVQRLMERFGNARLESVPREENSNADVLAKMGSQMNSVQLGQIPLGIQEIPSILEVEVFQIQEIPRESWMTPIHNYIQIGVVPEDKLQARRLRYQAAKYVEYDGVLYKRGFNQPLLRCVDIEEGNYILGEVHKEICGNHSGGGSLPLKVLRQGYYRPTMKEDAFNFVWACDRC; encoded by the coding sequence ATGAGATGTGTGCAGCGCCTAATGGAAAGATTTGGAAATGCCAGGCTAGAAAGTGTTCCGCGAGAAGAAAATAGTAATGCGGATGTTTTGGCCAAGATGGGATCACAGATGAACAGCGTCCAACTTGGACAAATCCCTTTGGGAATCCAGGAAATCCCGAGTATTCTAGAGGTAGAGGTGTTCCAGATACAAGAAATTCCGCGAGAAAGCTGGATGACCCCCATTCATAACTATATTCAAATAGGAGTTGTACCAGAAGACAAACTACAGGCTCGACGCCTTCGATACCAGGCTGCCAAGTATGTTGAATATGATGGGGTTTTATACAAGAGAGGATTTAACCAGCCACTGTTACGCTGTGTGGATATAGAAGAGGGAAATTATATTCTCGGGGAGGTGCACAAAGAGATTTGTGGAAATCACTCGGGGGGTGGTTCATTGCCATTGAAAGTCCTCAGACAAGGATATTACAGGCCAACTATGAAAGAAGATGCCTTCAATTTTGTCTGGGCTTGTGATCGTTGTTAG
- the LOC141680433 gene encoding uncharacterized protein LOC141680433: MLAKPEDGETLILYLAVSEYSVSAVLVKEEASHQWSVYYMSKRLLDAETKYTSMEKLVYALILIARKLRPYFQAHRIEVRTAYPLRHILHKPESSGRMLKWAVELGQFNLEYCPCTTIKGQALVDFILEFDSEVDDNAIVLAEPSSRGNSPGGKREELPYPWWILHVDGAVNNSGSGAGIVLVTPEGHRLMSAIHFKFYVTNNDVEYEALINGLKLALEVGVMNLIVRSDPELVVNQVNGGFQALGP; the protein is encoded by the coding sequence ATGTTGGCCAAGCCGGAAGACGGAGAGACGTTGATTCTTTACTTGGCGGTATCTGAATACTCTGTTAGCGCGGTGTTGGTGAAGGAGGAAGCAAGCCACCAGTGGTCCGTGTACTATATGAGTAAAAGGTTGCTGGATGCGGAAACCAAATATACCAGCATGGAAAAACTGGTGTACGCTCTTATTCTTATAGCACGAAAGTTAAGACCATATTTTCAGGCTCACCGAATAGAAGTTCGTACTGCTTATCCGCTCCGGCATATTCTACACAAACCTGAATCGTCGGGAAGAATGTTAAAATGGGCAGTAGAGCTAGGACAATTCAATTTGGAATATTGTCCTTGCACGACAATCAAGGGACAGGCGTTGGTTGATTTCATACTTGAGTTTGATTCTGAAGTAGATGACAATGCCATAGTGTTGGCGGAACCTTCCTCGCGAGGAAATTCTCCTGGTGGTAAAAGGGAGGAACTCCCATACCCTTGGTGGATCTTACATGTCGATGGGGCCGTAAATAACAGTGGATCAGGTGCCGGGATTGTCTTGGTCACTCCGGAGGGGCACCGTTTGATGAGTGCTATCCATTTCAAATTTTATGTCACTAACAATGACGTTGAGTATGAAGCTTTAATCAACGGTCTGAAATTAGCTCTGGAGGTGGGGGTTATGAATCTGATAGTTCGGAGTGACCCTGAATTAGTTGTGAACCAAGTCAACGGAGGTTTCCAGGCCCTGGGACCATGA